The genome window agttaaaaaaagttgcaaaataaGGTAAAAGTTACAGTCTGATTACTGAACAAAAAtatagtcatgtgctgcataTTTCATCAGTGACAGATCACGTATATGATTATGGTCTAATAAGATTATAATACCCTGTTtatactgtatttcttttttttttttttttttttttttgagacagggtctcaccctttcacccaggctggagtgcagttgcagtCTTGTTGCGAGTACAGGCgctgagctactgcacccagcctatactgtgccttttctatgtttagatacacaagtacttATCATTGTACTTCAgctgcctatagtattcagtatagcaacatgctgtacaggtttgtagcctaggagcaataggctatatggCACATAGGCTAGGTGTGTAGTGGGCACTACCATttaagtttgtgtaagtacacgaTGACAAAATTGTCTAACgaagcatttctcagaatgtatgtTGGCCGTTAACACATGACTGTACATACATTTCTAGGAAGGGTACAAGAATATTAAAACTGAATCTTACTTCTCACAGTTTACCcttctatatataatttttgttttttaaagtattgatatgagtgtttttcaaactttttttttttttttgagatggaagttttgctcttgttctccaggctggagtgcagtggtgcgctcttggcttaccgcaacctctgcctcccgggttcaagcgattctcctgcctcagtctcttgagtagctgggattacaggcgcccgcgaccacacccgcctaatttttgtatttttagtagggacggtttcaccatgttggttaggctggtgtttgaactcctgacctcaggtgatccaactgcctcggcctcccaaagtgctgggattataggcgtgagctaccgcaccagGCCTCAAACTAACCTTTAGTCTTGCTTTTTTCACCCCTTTACATATCTTGGTTTTATCTGGCTTACAGACTTTACTCAATTTCGAATTAGGAAAGAGTTATTGTTTGACATGACCAAACCTTTCCAACTGGAGACTGGGGAGCTGTGGAGAGGCTCTTATAAACTGAAACATAAGAAATCATCATTATTCTTAGAATTCTACTCCACTCCTTAGAACAACTCTAAACATTACTAAAGTAGTATCACTAAAGGACTGAGCTGAACCAGGTTACAGGGTGgtatccaggagtttgagatcacagCTTCCATTAAGGGGATCATAGCTTCTACTCCTAAACCCTGCCCAATAATCTCACAgaagccaggcgcaatggctcacgcctataatcccagcactttgggaggctgaggcaggtggatcacttgatgccaggagtttgagaccagcctgggcaacatagcgaaagtttctctctacaaaaattagctaggcgtggtggcgtgcgcctgtagtcccagctattcaggaggctgaggtgggaagatggcttgagcccggtggaagttgcagtgagccgagatcacgtcactgcactccagcctggaagacagagcaagaccctgccaatAAAAGACTACTGAGTGAGTGTTCATTCTTCCAGCATCTACTAAACACCTGCCCTAACTAACATGGGCATGTGGAAGTTCCAGCATCCCAGGGACCTTCACACATTACAGCTCTTCACAGGGCAGGTAGTTGAGCAGTTTGAGGGAAAGCAGATTCTAGCCCCCCTCAGCTGGGGAGGTTTCCCAGTGTCCTAAACCCTGGCCTCCTGCTTCTCTTTAGTGGCCCTGCTCCTGGTTACACAGTAGCGCTTGTCACGTGTTAGTTAGTCGCTGCCATGGATTTCTCAGGTTTTCAACATCATGACTACACTCCAATGCTCTGCACCCCTTTGGCAGGTGAGGCCACTAGAGAAATAACAGACAGTTGAGTTTAAAAATGTAGTTTGTAGCAGGTGGACAGGTAAAGAGCTGGGTTAAATGACACCTCCACCTATCCTAGCTGTATGAGAATAAAAAAACTCTGAATCCTTCCTGAGAGGATTGAGCTGGCTAACCCTATGAAGTACATGGTGCCTAATGCCTGCCCCCAAGGTTTAATATTTAAGACTTGCCTTTTGAAGTTCCCTATTGTCAACCTCCCCAGTTCTCCACCCGTCTTCCCATGTGAGCTCTGCCTTAGCCACACAATGGCCAGTCCTCCCTACAATGAGTCCATTTCCTTTATTCTCAACTTAAATTCAAAGTGGGGAAAAAGTGCACTTGAGAATGAatcatccattttattttattttattttgtcatgtGCTCAACagcatctctctctcctctccctggcAGGTCAcagagataaattaaaaataaaatctacaaggaaaataatttataaaagcactcccaggttcacaccttCTATCCCTACTGCTCAGTTAGGCACCCCCTAACTGGGAATCAgtgcttccccccacccccatttcaCTCCTGCTTGTCTGGGGCAGACGGTACTCCAGAGCCAGGCAGGGGTGAGGGCAGCAGTGGCaaacagttaaaaataaagacattgtgGTCCTGGAACCATCTGGCCACCTTGGCACTCCCATGTCTGCCTCCCCCAGGCAGCCCTCCAGGAGCCTGTGCTAAGCTGGGGCTGTGGAGAGGCTGCCTGTGGCTGAGAGCTTGTGTGTTTGGGGAGGTGCTCTCAGCCTGTCATATGCACTTCTCAATCTTCTAGAAAGAAACccaaaaaagaaagcagacaaCGACCTCGGGACAGAGGAGAAAAATCCCAAGTGTTCACACAGTTACACGGAGTCTTTATGGCAAAGAGAACATTTAGCAGCTTTGAATAATGGGGCATCTCCTTTTTACTCAACAAGCATTCTAGACCCTATAAGTGAAACAGGGCACAAGCCCTAAAAAAATCAAAGCGCAAGAAATTCTAAGAGgactagtttttttgttgttgctgggttattttttgtgttttcccaGTGATAAGCCCAGTTGTTGGTAGGCAGAGGCCCGACGGAAGGGTGACTCCCCAGTGTTGTGCTGAATCCTGCCTGGAGGCTGCTGTACTAGATCCTCCATCATTCCTCTGCCTCACAGCAGTCCCAGAAGAGGAAGGCTGCAGGCCCAGTTCCCAGAGCACTGCCATCACCCTACCCCAGCTTACAGAAGAGATCAGGCAGTCTGTGAGGCATGGGGAACACAAACACCGGACTCGGGGAGGACGGCATTCACATGCAGGCTCTGATGGAGACAATGGGAGCCTCAGCTCAGGGGTGGCTGGAGCACGGACGGAGATGGAGTGGCAAGGCAGTGAATGACATGCGTGATGTTGGGGCTGCTGCAACATGGGACCACGTGACCCTTTCCTGTTCACTCTACCCTTTGAGTCTAAATCTGAAAGCCAGTGTTGGGGCCCAGTGGCTCCATTCGATTGAAACATTATGGCCGATGATATCCAAGAGCTCCCCTTCAGGGATGCCAAAATGCAAGGAGCAGAAAGAGTTAACaccgcccctccccacccccaccctgtgtCTGTGTACCCCACCCCCCGGGGTGAAATGAGGTTTATCACACCAGTGATCTAGGCCCACCAGTCACTCCAACCTGCTGCCTGGAATCCTGGCCAGAGCCAACCTTAACCTTCCCTCTGATTTTCTTCCCgctttgattttttttgggggggttccttccttcctttttttccctccttcctgaaATGAGACTTTCTGccaccttcccttcctctcaCAGGTCCATTCCTTCCCCTCTGTCGGCCTTTGCTCCACATAGCTCCTCTACCTCCAGCAACTTCACCACCACCCCTGCCTCACAGGAAAGGGGTAGGGTGAGGACCCTGTCTAAATGGTCTGGCCACTTCCACTCCACCCGAGTGGAGCTGAGCCAGCCAGTGCCTGCCTCTTCCTGTACACTGACCCGCAGTCATCCCATCTGAGAAGATAATATTGGATAAGAAGGCATTTAAGTCCCCGCTGTAGGTCCAGGTCCAGGTCCAGGTCCAGGTCCAGCCCTTCTCCAGTTTCGGTCTTGGTGGGCTTCAAACCCCCTTCCTCACCCAGGCTCACTTTCTCCGGTCCTTTGGCTTCCTCTCCTGCCGCCGGGTCTGCTGGTCGGCCATCGTGCGGGGGATGAGGAGGACACTGCCGTCCCCGGCGTACTGGAGCGCATACTGACTGGGTGAGTAGGGTCGTCCATTCTCATCCCGCAGCCGCCCAAACACCTCCTGGTACAGGCTCTGGACCTTCTGCTTCATCTGTCGCAGGGAGCGCAGGAACTCCACTTTCTCCCGCAGCAGCCGGGCTTTGTCACGCTGCAGGTCCTCCACATCACGCTCCAGATTCAGGATGGTGTCCAGCTTGCGCTTGCGGCAGTTCTGCGCCGCCATCTTGTTCTTGCCCCGGCGCCGGATGTCTCGGATGAGGCTCAGCTGGGCTTCACTCAACTGGTATTTGGACAGCAGCTCATTGAACTCCTCCACAGGCAGGTTGATGATTTTGTCATTGGTGAAAGGGATCTTCATGGCTCGGGCTCGGTGCTCATCCCGGCTCATCTGCTTGTCCAGGAAGTCAGCCTGCTTCTCCTTGCTGCCTTTCTTGAGGGCACTGGGTGGTGGCAGGTCGGCTGAGTCCAGGGCACTGGGTGCCATGTTGTATGTGTGGTTGTGGCCCACGTGCTCCAGGTAGGGCAGGCATGAGAGCTGGGCTGGATCCTGGTAGCTCATGCGGCAGAACTTGGAATACTCAGGCTGGTAGCCCACAGCACCCTCAGCCTCTTCCAGATCCAGGGTCTCAGAGTCAGAGCTGTAGCCAACCGCACCTTCctcagaaaaggaggaagaggcagaggaagaagcagaggaagaagaggaagaggaggaggaagaagaggaagaactgCCTTCAGAGCTGCTTAAGGAAGAAGGGCTATGGCTCGAGTCTAAGGAAAGGCCTGAGTCAGAGTCAAATTCCTCCTCCAGCTGGGAGGCCTGCACAGGGTTAAAACCTTCTTCAATGGCCAGGTCCATAAGGCTGATCTCATCCAACATAGCTTCATCTAACAGACCCCCCAAAGGGTCAGGCAGCTCTGGGCCTGCTGTGTCATTGGCTGTGCCATTGAGCTGGGGTGGAAAGAAGAGCCCTGTCAAGTTGGTGGAGCCGAAGGTGGAGTTGAGGCTGGTAGAATTGCTGGGGGCCAAGGGGAGCAGCGTGGAGCTACTGGCCACAGGCAGGCTTTCCACCTCGGGGCTGAAGAGTAAGAAGTCCTGGCTGCAGCCCCCCAGGGACGCCTGATGCAGGCTGACATTCTGATTGATGGGAGTGTTGGGGGCAAGGCTGTAGTTGGTGCTCAGTGGGTCTCCAGGAGGGGCATTGTACAGGATTTCACTTGCTGATGTGTTCACTTCCATGGCCTGGGAGGGGAGAAGAGCACCACTGTTCACTAGGAACTGACTCCCTCCCCTGGGGCTCACACACTGCAGGCACCCAACAGAGGCACAGCTGCATGGGTGTAAAGGCAAAATACTATAAACCAAAGCCCACAGTGTCAGCTCCTGACCCAGCTTCGTCCACCAGGCCTGGCAGAGATGGGTTCTTCCATGTAGGCTCCACCCTAATATAGGACTGATCAGCTTTTCCTCATGTTTGGCCAGACTCCCCCATCttagagggagaggaagaaaacactACCTTGTTACTGCAAaatcaacacagtgaaaagaACACCCAAACTTAAGTCAGAAAACCTAGCTGCACCACTTGCTGTGTGACAATAGGCacatcatttaacctctctgagcttcaatttcctcaccttTGAGATAAAGGCTGACTAGGTGACTGTGAGGGCCAAGTGAGCGAACGATGGCTATGAAGCACCATGTGAATGTCAGCTATTATTAACGCAAAACCCTGGAAGCATTCAGCCAAGTGCCTATCTGcctgaaggaaaggaagaaggcat of Nomascus leucogenys isolate Asia unplaced genomic scaffold, Asia_NLE_v1 Super-Scaffold_258, whole genome shotgun sequence contains these proteins:
- the NFE2L1 gene encoding endoplasmic reticulum membrane sensor NFE2L1 isoform X4, which codes for MTRLDRSSHSGGGHAKGSRPLNSLLAGHRVAQPASAPGSRASAQDIDLIDILWRQDIDLGAGREVFDYSHRQKEQDVEKELRDGGEQDTWAGEGAEALARNLLVDGETGESFPAQFPADISSITEAVPSESEPPALQNNLLSPLLTGTESPFDLEQQWQDLMSIMEMQAMEVNTSASEILYNAPPGDPLSTNYSLAPNTPINQNVSLHQASLGGCSQDFLLFSPEVESLPVASSSTLLPLAPSNSTSLNSTFGSTNLTGLFFPPQLNGTANDTAGPELPDPLGGLLDEAMLDEISLMDLAIEEGFNPVQASQLEEEFDSDSGLSLDSSHSPSSLSSSEGSSSSSSSSSSSSSSASSSASSSFSEEGAVGYSSDSETLDLEEAEGAVGYQPEYSKFCRMSYQDPAQLSCLPYLEHVGHNHTYNMAPSALDSADLPPPSALKKGSKEKQADFLDKQMSRDEHRARAMKIPFTNDKIINLPVEEFNELLSKYQLSEAQLSLIRDIRRRGKNKMAAQNCRKRKLDTILNLERDVEDLQRDKARLLREKVEFLRSLRQMKQKVQSLYQEVFGRLRDENGRPYSPSQYALQYAGDGSVLLIPRTMADQQTRRQERKPKDRRK
- the NFE2L1 gene encoding endoplasmic reticulum membrane sensor NFE2L1 isoform X2, yielding MLSLKKYLTEGLLQFTILLSLIGVRVDVDTYLTSQLPPLREIILGPSSAYTQTQFHNLRNTLDGYGIHPKSIDLDNYFTARRLLSQVRALDRFQVPTTEVNAWLVHRDPEGSVSGSQPNSGLALESSSGLQDVTGPDNGVRESETEQGFGEDLEDLGAVAPPVSGDLTKEDIDLIDILWRQDIDLGAGREVFDYSHRQKEQDVEKELRDGGEQDTWAGEGAEALARNLLVDGETGESFPAQFPADISSITEAVPSESEPPALQNNLLSPLLTGTESPFDLEQQWQDLMSIMEMQAMEVNTSASEILYNAPPGDPLSTNYSLAPNTPINQNVSLHQASLGGCSQDFLLFSPEVESLPVASSSTLLPLAPSNSTSLNSTFGSTNLTGLFFPPQLNGTANDTAGPELPDPLGGLLDEAMLDEISLMDLAIEEGFNPVQASQLEEEFDSDSGLSLDSSHSPSSLSSSEGSSSSSSSSSSSSSSASSSASSSFSEEGAVGYSSDSETLDLEEAEGAVGYQPEYSKFCRMSYQDPAQLSCLPYLEHVGHNHTYNMAPSALDSADLPPPSALKKGSKEKQADFLDKQMSRDEHRARAMKIPFTNDKIINLPVEEFNELLSKYQLSEAQLSLIRDIRRRGKNKMAAQNCRKRKLDTILNLERDVEDLQRDKARLLREKVEFLRSLRQMKQKVQSLYQEVFGRLRDENGRPYSPSQYALQYAGDGSVLLIPRTMADQQTRRQERKPKDRRK
- the NFE2L1 gene encoding endoplasmic reticulum membrane sensor NFE2L1 isoform X1 yields the protein MLSLKKYLTEGLLQFTILLSLIGVRVDVDTYLTSQLPPLREIILGPSSAYTQTQFHNLRNTLDGYGIHPKSIDLDNYFTARRLLSQVRALDRFQVPTTEVNAWLVHRDPEGSVSGSQPNSGLALESSSGLQDVTGPDNGVRESETEQGFGEDLEDLGAVAPPVSGDLTKEDIDLIDILWRQDIDLGAGREVFDYSHRQKEQDVEKELRDGGEQDTWAGEGAEALARNLLVDGETGESFPAQVPSGEDQTALSLEECLRLLEATCPFGENAEFPADISSITEAVPSESEPPALQNNLLSPLLTGTESPFDLEQQWQDLMSIMEMQAMEVNTSASEILYNAPPGDPLSTNYSLAPNTPINQNVSLHQASLGGCSQDFLLFSPEVESLPVASSSTLLPLAPSNSTSLNSTFGSTNLTGLFFPPQLNGTANDTAGPELPDPLGGLLDEAMLDEISLMDLAIEEGFNPVQASQLEEEFDSDSGLSLDSSHSPSSLSSSEGSSSSSSSSSSSSSSASSSASSSFSEEGAVGYSSDSETLDLEEAEGAVGYQPEYSKFCRMSYQDPAQLSCLPYLEHVGHNHTYNMAPSALDSADLPPPSALKKGSKEKQADFLDKQMSRDEHRARAMKIPFTNDKIINLPVEEFNELLSKYQLSEAQLSLIRDIRRRGKNKMAAQNCRKRKLDTILNLERDVEDLQRDKARLLREKVEFLRSLRQMKQKVQSLYQEVFGRLRDENGRPYSPSQYALQYAGDGSVLLIPRTMADQQTRRQERKPKDRRK
- the NFE2L1 gene encoding endoplasmic reticulum membrane sensor NFE2L1 isoform X3 gives rise to the protein MTRLDRSSHSGGGHAKGSRPLNSLLAGHRVAQPASAPGSRASAQDIDLIDILWRQDIDLGAGREVFDYSHRQKEQDVEKELRDGGEQDTWAGEGAEALARNLLVDGETGESFPAQVPSGEDQTALSLEECLRLLEATCPFGENAEFPADISSITEAVPSESEPPALQNNLLSPLLTGTESPFDLEQQWQDLMSIMEMQAMEVNTSASEILYNAPPGDPLSTNYSLAPNTPINQNVSLHQASLGGCSQDFLLFSPEVESLPVASSSTLLPLAPSNSTSLNSTFGSTNLTGLFFPPQLNGTANDTAGPELPDPLGGLLDEAMLDEISLMDLAIEEGFNPVQASQLEEEFDSDSGLSLDSSHSPSSLSSSEGSSSSSSSSSSSSSSASSSASSSFSEEGAVGYSSDSETLDLEEAEGAVGYQPEYSKFCRMSYQDPAQLSCLPYLEHVGHNHTYNMAPSALDSADLPPPSALKKGSKEKQADFLDKQMSRDEHRARAMKIPFTNDKIINLPVEEFNELLSKYQLSEAQLSLIRDIRRRGKNKMAAQNCRKRKLDTILNLERDVEDLQRDKARLLREKVEFLRSLRQMKQKVQSLYQEVFGRLRDENGRPYSPSQYALQYAGDGSVLLIPRTMADQQTRRQERKPKDRRK